One part of the Sorangiineae bacterium MSr11954 genome encodes these proteins:
- a CDS encoding helix-turn-helix domain-containing protein, whose protein sequence is MLDVDVIDDPAAATVALDPIRNRLLRELAEPASAATLAARVGLTRQKVNYHLHALEAAKLVEPAEERRWGGITERLMVATASAYVVSPGALGVIAATPERVADRLSASYLIALAARAVREVGDLWRRARQSDKRLATLSIDTVIRFESPAERAAFTADLTHAITSLAARYHNERAPNGRPHRLVVGAYPAPETKS, encoded by the coding sequence ATGCTCGACGTCGACGTCATCGACGATCCGGCGGCCGCGACGGTCGCGCTGGATCCCATTCGCAACCGCCTCTTGAGGGAGCTCGCGGAGCCGGCATCGGCGGCCACGCTCGCCGCGCGGGTCGGGCTTACGCGGCAAAAGGTGAACTATCACCTGCACGCGCTGGAGGCGGCCAAGCTGGTCGAGCCTGCGGAGGAGCGGCGGTGGGGCGGCATCACCGAGCGGCTCATGGTCGCAACGGCTTCGGCCTATGTCGTCTCGCCGGGTGCGCTGGGCGTCATCGCCGCCACGCCGGAGCGCGTGGCCGATCGCCTGTCGGCCAGCTACCTCATCGCGCTCGCCGCGCGCGCGGTGCGCGAGGTCGGCGACCTATGGCGTCGCGCGCGCCAGAGCGACAAGCGCCTGGCGACGCTCTCGATCGACACCGTCATCCGCTTCGAGTCGCCGGCCGAGCGCGCGGCGTTCACCGCCGATCTGACCCACGCGATCACGTCGCTGGCCGCGCGCTACCACAACGAGCGCGCGCCAAACGGACGGCCGCACCGACTCGTCGTGGGGGCGTATCCCGCCCCCGAAACCAAATCGTGA
- a CDS encoding MarR family transcriptional regulator produces the protein MSVPKSKTPPNPKSRSDRKLADFLCFAIYTCNLAYGRAYKPILEELGLTYPQYIAIVSLWEEGRQTVGSLGEKLFLESNTLTPLLKKLEKMGYLRRERDSEDERQVFVTLTDAGRRLREKGLKMNLVKATGLSPEEFPKMQKAVVTLRDNLLQAARGK, from the coding sequence ATGAGCGTTCCCAAATCGAAGACACCGCCGAACCCCAAATCGCGTTCGGATCGCAAGCTCGCCGACTTCCTATGCTTCGCGATCTACACGTGCAACCTCGCCTATGGCCGGGCGTACAAGCCCATCCTCGAAGAGCTTGGCCTGACCTATCCGCAGTACATCGCGATCGTCTCGCTGTGGGAGGAAGGGCGTCAGACCGTCGGCAGCCTGGGCGAAAAGCTCTTCCTCGAGTCGAACACCCTCACGCCGCTCCTGAAGAAGCTCGAGAAGATGGGCTACTTGCGGAGGGAGCGCGATTCGGAGGACGAGCGCCAGGTCTTCGTGACCTTGACGGACGCGGGCCGCCGCTTGCGTGAAAAAGGGCTGAAAATGAACCTGGTGAAGGCCACCGGCTTGTCGCCCGAGGAGTTCCCCAAGATGCAAAAGGCCGTCGTCACCCTCCGCGACAACCTGCTTCAGGCGGCGCGCGGCAAATGA
- a CDS encoding organic hydroperoxide resistance protein, producing MTSLEKVIYTGKTRTYGGRNGSSRSDDGRLDIALSSPGTSGGGTNPEQLFAAGWSACFIGAMGLAAKERKIALPADTTVDAEVDLGTTDGAYFLRARLHVRLPGLAPEVAQALVDAAHRTCPYSKATRGNIDVAIELVEAKS from the coding sequence ATGACATCCCTCGAAAAAGTCATTTACACGGGCAAAACGCGCACCTACGGCGGACGCAACGGCAGCTCCCGCAGCGACGATGGCCGCCTCGACATCGCGCTCTCGTCCCCCGGAACATCGGGCGGCGGGACCAACCCCGAACAGCTGTTCGCCGCAGGCTGGTCGGCTTGCTTCATCGGCGCGATGGGGCTCGCCGCCAAAGAGAGGAAGATCGCGCTCCCCGCCGACACCACCGTCGACGCCGAGGTGGATCTCGGCACCACGGACGGGGCTTACTTCCTCCGGGCTCGCCTCCATGTCCGCTTGCCGGGGCTCGCGCCCGAGGTCGCGCAGGCCCTGGTGGACGCGGCCCACCGAACGTGCCCGTACTCCAAGGCCACGCGCGGCAACATCGACGTCGCGATCGAGCTGGTGGAGGCGAAGTCTTGA